Genomic segment of Halorarum halophilum:
CCACGTCAACATGCTTCGCGAGAGCCACACAGTCGAGGTTCTCACGAACCGGTACGGCGTCGACGACCAGGTCCAGCAGTGGCTGAACAAGTACGGGATCGACGTCGACGGGTTCCAGGCCAATCCGCCGACGACGAAGAAGGAAGGGTTCGAGAAGAGCAACACGTACCCGAACGGGTTCGACTACTTCATCGACGACAATCCGAAGCTCGCGTTCAAAGTCGAGCGCCTGTTCCTCGTCGACCAGTCGTGGAACCAGAACGTCGACGACGACGATGAGCAGGTGATCCGCGTGGGAGACCGTGGTGCTGGTGCCCTGATCGAGGTCGTGAACGATCTGTACGCCGGCCCCGTTCGCGAATAGCAACGTATCAGTATTCCAGAAAGGGCAAATGCTATTACCTGGTAGTGCTAACTACCTGTTAGGTATGTCCGTTGTCACGTACAAGAACGCCGGGTTCAAAGAGAGAGTCGAGGAGCTGTGCGAGGCGATCGCGGAGGACCCGCAGCGATCCGTGTACGTGAAGCCGCGGACGATGAAGAAGGCCATGCGCGAGGACTTCCCCGAGATGACCGACGGCCAACTGGGGAACAATATCGGACGAGTGCTGCGCGAGCTCGACTACGCTGAGCGATGGGGCGGCGAGACGTACATGCTACTGGTCGATCGAATGTGACGCCTGCATGTACGGACGCGTATGTACGTACGTACGCCTGTTCTGACCTATAGTGACAGAAACATTTATCACTGTCAACCGTCTCTTTCAGGATACCCACATGATCCCGATCTCCGGCACGTTGGGTTCGCTATCGTCTCGCCTTAGTTCATTTTAAGGCGATAGTGGAGAGTGCCGGGGTAGCTTAACTGGGAAAGCACGGGACTGAAGATCTCGCGTTGCTGGTTCGAGTCCGGCCCCACGGCATCCGAAACTTTCGCTGACGAGCAAGATCAATACGGGCCCGTGGGAGAGTGGCCGATTCCAACAGTCTCAGGAACTGTGCCGTAGGGCTAAACATCGCTGGTTCGAATCCAGCCGGGTCCATCCGGAGGTGAACATGACCGATCAGATCCGTCACGATCTCCAGTCTGTGTGGGCGAGGGGCCCACAAACTGTAGATGATGACACGAAATTCAGTGATAATATCAGTCGGGATTAAGTAGTACGCATATGACGGCGCAACCGAGGGACGAAGGAACCAGTGATGCTGACTGGGCATCTGGGGAGGTGCTCTTCCACTGGTCCAGCGTCTCTCACCCCACTCTGGGAGGGTAACTGCGCGGTCCCGCATACTACTCGACTCGACATGCCACCAAAAGCGTCGGCCATGGACGCACACTGAAAGTAAAGATGCCGTGACAAGGGGACCGGTGACCCTCACCGAGCTGCTACCTCGGCTCCGCTGTCATGCGATTTCCAGTTCGAATCTGGATCACGGCGTACGGCCCACACGGGTCGTCCGTAGGATGCGTGTCCTACGGGAAGCACGCACCACACGTATGCCGAGGCACGGGGACAGGCGACCCTACCGGTCTTGAAAACCGTCGTCCCGCAAGGGCTTGGGAGTTCGACTCTCTCCCTCGGCGCTGTCTCAAAACAGGCAACGGTTATATAAAACAGTTGCCGAAAATGAGACATTTGGCCGTCGTTACCGTAGTCTGGCCAACGGACCTCGTTGGAGACGAGGAGGGCTTTCGGGTCTTCGCCGGTTCGAATCCGGCCGACGGCGCTCACCACCGTGGCGAAGTGGCTGAACGCGCCCGTCTTAAAATCGGGTATGCTCCGAGGGAGCTCGATCGCGGGTTCGAATCCCGCCGGTGGTACTCTAACAGGAAAAGAATAGGCGTGAACCAGCGTGGGATTATAAATATGCAATTGTATCGACATAGTTATATCTCAACAAAGATAAATAGAAAATCAGCCACCGTGCAATGCGGCTGAAACAGGAGCGCACATCTCCCCAGAGTGGGATGCGAAACAGAAACCCAGCCTCCAGATTCGGCTGCTACTGGGTGCCCAGTGGCGTACAAAGCCTCCCCACGGTTTTCGAAGTGGACGTTCGACGTTCGTGCTGGCATGAGTCTGAGCACGGGTCGTCCTCGAGGGATATGACAGATACAAGAAACACTTAATATCGTATCATGTCTACTTTTAGATATGGCACCTCCCCAGGACGGCTACGTTCACGACAGCGGCGGCGTCTACCAGGGTCCAGACGGCGGTCGATGGATGGACCGCGACGTCATCATCGCGTTGCAGGTAGAAGATGGAGACGACCCGATCCAGGCTGAGAAGGCACTCGACGAGCTCATCGCGAACGGGACGCTCCGAGAGGACGATTCCGGACAGTACGTGCAGATGGAGACGACGTTCGCGGCGTTCAAGAACACCGTCCAGCTCATGGGCGCGGCGAAGATCGACTCGATCAAGAACCGTCTCGCCCGCTAATGAGCTTCTCCGATCTCCCGGACGCTGCGCGAGAGGAAATGATCGAAGAGATGGAGCGGACGGAGACCGGCGTCTTCTTCGGCCCGTTCGATCCGCCTGAGTATTGCGACTTCGAGTACGGTGGGATCGAGACGCTCTGTGGCGACGATGCGACGCACAAGCTCACGTTCGAGCTCGACGATGTGACTGATGAACTCGTTCGGTGTGATGAACACGGCTTCCCCTGGGTCGTCCGGACCCGGCGAGAACAGCAGCTTGGCCACCCGCTCTGTCAGGTCTGTCAGCACCGGGAGTTCACGGGGTTCATCAGCCCGAACGACCCCGTCGGGACGGCGAAGATGCTGTACAAGGACGGCGAAGAGCGGGAAACGTACGTGTGCGAGGAGTGCGCTGACGAGTACGATTTGGACCTCGACCCGCTATGAGAGTCCGGATTCCGGATGATCCGGAGGAGGCGTACAAGAGGTACCGGGATGATCCGTTGTTTTGGGAGCTCGTGAACACGGTCGCTCAGTTGGAGGACGGCATCGAAGAGGTCGACATCCTCGAGGGAGTCCACGCCCGCGTGTACGACGTTCCCGATGAATTGCTCGGGATCAGCGAGAGACGTATCCCTTGAATCGGCCGCTGTAGCTGATGTCGCCCTGGTTCTGAAGATCCTGGAGGACGTCGTCGACGATCGTCTCCAGGTCGGCGGTGATCACGTCGACGAGCTCGTCCCAGTCGAGGGAGTCGTTGTTTTCGAGCGCGGTCGTGATTCGTGCTTCGAGATCGAGCACGTGGTCGTCAGTCGCCGGTTGCGCGGTGAGGTCGAGGTCGCGACGGCCAGCCTGGACCATACAGCGGATGAACTCGCTGCGGTTCATGTCGAGCCGATCGGCGTGGTCGACCCACTCGGTCTTCTGGTAGGCGGGGAGGTAGACTTTCATCGACTCGCGGGATTGGTCGACGTCGGGGTCGTCCCCCTGGGGGTGGGCGTCCATGGGGCGGTCGTCTCGGGCGGGCCTCTTAGCTGTTGGTGACACGAGTGAGTATTAGAGACATAAGCCGCGCTGATGGCACCCGATCGGTGGAGTAAGTACCCCGGCGTAGTCTATCGAATCCGGCCGAACTACAGGCTCGTGTCACCCGGTCCCGGCAAAACTTGCGTGCGGACGTCGCTCGATTCGTGTCTGTCCCGAGGGAGATACACTGCATGACGCTATACGAAGTCTGACCCCCTGTAGGGGTGTCCTACCGTCGAATAGTGAGAAGGCCGCCTCAGAGCGTATCCGCCCGCTTGATGATCTTGTCGAGATCCCGGTCGTAGGTGTTCTTCCGCTCCCCGACGCCAATGCACCAGAGCGTATCGCCGTCTCGAACGAAGTACGAGCGTAAGTCACCGACTCGGCGGCGATACACGGTATGGGGGCCGTCAGTGGTCAGTGTCCCGAGGCTCTGGTTCAGATATCGGTTCCATGTGGTCAACTGTTCTCTGAGCTCGTCGACGTCGTCGAGAACGTCCTCTTTATCCTGGTCGGAGAATTTCGACGATGAAAGATCGGAGAACACGTACTCCGTGTGGAGGGTAACCTCAGAGACAGTCAACGGCATACAGTAGTCCGAGAAACAAAACGAGCCGACTTAAAACGTCCTGTTACAGGTCGAGAAGGTCGCGCATCTCGTCCGTCGAGGACGAGTCGGCGGATTCGAGATCGAGATCGTCGAGCCGGTCACTGAGACGGTCCCCGTTCCCCAGTTCGGGATCTTCGTTGAGCTCGACGTCGTGGTCTGCGGCCATGAGCGTGGGAACGTTACCTCACCGTAAAACTCTTTGGACCGTGAGAGACACCCCACCGTTTCAAGTGTTACAGACGGTGAAGGGACACCCCCCACTTTTCACGAGTGTTTTCAACAGACGGCTCCGGGAGACACCCCACTGTTTCAAGTGTTCTCGTAGCTCGATCAGCGGGCATTCCCCACACCCCAGTGTTTCAAGTGTTAGTCGTCAGCAGCGGATCACGAGACACACCCCACCATTTCAAGTGTTCATCGGAGTCGATCGGGCGGTGTGACGAGACCAGAACCTCGGGGGTCCCCCACCCCACTGTTTCAAGTGTTACACGGGGGTGGCGGTAGGCGGAACCCGCGTCCTCACGCGCTCTCCGACCAACATCCGAACACACCGCATTGAGTTTTCCCCACTGCGGGTTTGGTTTTAGAGTATGAGAGATAAAGGTTTCTACTTGGAATAGGTCTCCGTGGAGGGGGTCCCCCACGTTCGACCTGAAACACTTGAAACAGTGGGGGGTGGGTGTCGGGACAGATGAAACACTTGAAGGGGGTGGTCCTCGGGTTTTATGGTCTCGGGTGTGGACGGGCCGCCATGGAGCGCCT
This window contains:
- a CDS encoding NAD(P)/FAD-dependent oxidoreductase gives rise to the protein MVSDKKIALDIEGVCADTHAAAIERCELIDDVPDQYDFASPDQLDEYLDVSATIWEHEPEIVPPCDPDIADHVNMLRESHTVEVLTNRYGVDDQVQQWLNKYGIDVDGFQANPPTTKKEGFEKSNTYPNGFDYFIDDNPKLAFKVERLFLVDQSWNQNVDDDDEQVIRVGDRGAGALIEVVNDLYAGPVRE
- a CDS encoding DUF5805 domain-containing protein, encoding MDAHPQGDDPDVDQSRESMKVYLPAYQKTEWVDHADRLDMNRSEFIRCMVQAGRRDLDLTAQPATDDHVLDLEARITTALENNDSLDWDELVDVITADLETIVDDVLQDLQNQGDISYSGRFKGYVSR